In one Aeromicrobium erythreum genomic region, the following are encoded:
- a CDS encoding acyl-CoA carboxylase subunit beta has translation MSEAEIEERPELHTTAGKLEDFRRRRHEATVEVAERAAEKQHAKGRQSARERIEQLFDEGSFVELDALARHRSTKFGLENNRPLGDGVITGYGTIDGRQVCVFSQDFSIFGGSLGEVYGEKITKVMDLAIKTGCPIIGINEGAGARIQEGVVSLGLYGEIFTRNVHASGVIPQISMIMGTCAGGHVYSPAVTDFTIMVDEKSNMFITGPDIIKTVTGEDVTMEELGGARTHNTRSGNAHYLASDEEDAIEYVKALISFLPQNNMEEAPVYDEVADLEPTETDLALDTLIPDSANQPYDIRTVMEAVLDDGDFLEVQPLFAPNLVIGYGRVEGRAVGVVGNQPMQLAGCLDIDASEKAARFVRTCDAFNIPVLTFVDVPGFLPGTEQEWNGIIRRGAKLIYAYAEATVPLVTIITRKAYGGAYDVMGSKHLGADVNLSWPTGQIAVVGASGAVNILYRREVAAADDPEAKRAELMTEYEDTLCNPYVAAERGYIDGVIEPSQTRAEVVKALRLLRTKRETLPPKKHGNIPL, from the coding sequence GTGAGCGAAGCAGAGATCGAAGAGCGTCCGGAGCTGCACACGACCGCGGGCAAGCTGGAGGACTTCCGGCGACGCCGTCACGAGGCCACCGTCGAGGTCGCCGAGCGGGCTGCGGAGAAGCAGCACGCCAAGGGCCGTCAGAGCGCGCGCGAGCGCATCGAGCAGCTCTTCGACGAGGGCTCGTTCGTCGAGCTCGACGCCCTCGCGCGTCACCGCTCCACCAAGTTCGGCCTGGAGAACAACCGTCCGCTCGGCGACGGCGTCATCACCGGCTACGGCACGATCGACGGCCGCCAGGTGTGCGTCTTCAGCCAGGACTTCTCGATCTTCGGCGGCAGCCTCGGCGAGGTGTACGGCGAGAAGATCACGAAGGTCATGGACCTCGCCATCAAGACGGGCTGCCCGATCATCGGCATCAACGAGGGTGCCGGCGCCCGCATCCAGGAGGGCGTCGTCTCGCTCGGCCTCTACGGCGAGATCTTCACGCGCAACGTGCACGCCTCGGGCGTCATCCCCCAGATCTCGATGATCATGGGCACGTGCGCCGGCGGCCACGTGTACTCCCCCGCCGTCACCGACTTCACGATCATGGTCGATGAGAAGTCGAACATGTTCATCACCGGCCCGGACATCATCAAGACGGTCACCGGCGAGGACGTCACGATGGAGGAGCTGGGCGGCGCGCGCACCCACAACACGCGCAGCGGCAACGCCCACTACCTCGCCTCCGACGAGGAGGACGCGATCGAGTACGTGAAGGCGCTCATCTCCTTCCTCCCGCAGAACAACATGGAGGAGGCGCCCGTCTACGACGAGGTGGCCGACCTCGAGCCGACCGAGACCGACCTGGCGCTCGACACGCTCATCCCCGACTCGGCCAACCAGCCGTACGACATCCGCACCGTCATGGAGGCCGTCCTCGACGACGGCGACTTCCTCGAGGTCCAGCCGCTGTTCGCCCCGAACCTCGTCATCGGCTACGGCCGGGTCGAGGGGCGCGCGGTCGGCGTCGTGGGCAACCAGCCCATGCAGCTGGCCGGCTGCCTCGACATCGACGCGTCCGAGAAGGCCGCGCGCTTCGTGCGCACGTGCGACGCCTTCAACATCCCGGTGCTGACGTTCGTCGACGTGCCCGGCTTCCTGCCCGGCACGGAGCAGGAGTGGAACGGCATCATCCGCCGCGGCGCGAAGCTCATCTACGCCTACGCGGAGGCCACCGTCCCGCTCGTCACGATCATCACGCGCAAGGCCTACGGCGGCGCCTACGACGTCATGGGCTCCAAGCACCTCGGCGCCGACGTCAACCTGTCGTGGCCCACCGGCCAGATCGCCGTCGTCGGCGCCTCGGGCGCGGTCAACATCCTGTACCGCCGCGAGGTGGCGGCGGCCGACGACCCCGAGGCCAAGCGCGCCGAGCTGATGACCGAGTACGAGGACACGCTCTGCAACCCGTACGTGGCGGCCGAGCGCGGCTACATCGACGGCGTCATCGAGCCCTCGCAGACCCGCGCGGAGGTCGTGAAGGCCCTGCGTCTGCTGCGCACCAAGCGCGAGACGCTGCCGCCCAAGAAGCACGGGAACATCCCCCTGTGA
- a CDS encoding biotin--[acetyl-CoA-carboxylase] ligase produces the protein MDASTSAPTPASAAGTPTPDRPLLDVEELRRALLVGGGLWTAVEVSSTTASTNADVVAAVAEGAPEGLVVTTEHQTAGRGRLDRRWEAPPRSGLVVSVLLRPDAVALPQWTWLPLLAGIAVDLTARDCGVASGLKWPNDVLVDGRKLCGILVERAEGPAGAAAVLGIGINLTLTREELPVPTATSFALAGAATTDRGVVLQILLGHLERLYRRWVAGAGDPTLLRADYLERCVTLGSTVQVDLPDGSVLRGRADDVDPLGRLVVAGRAISAGDVTHVRPAP, from the coding sequence ATGGACGCCTCGACCTCCGCCCCGACTCCTGCCTCGGCTGCCGGCACGCCGACCCCCGACCGGCCCCTGCTCGACGTCGAGGAGCTGCGGCGTGCGCTGCTCGTCGGCGGCGGGCTGTGGACCGCGGTCGAGGTGTCGAGCACCACCGCGAGCACCAACGCCGACGTGGTCGCCGCCGTCGCCGAGGGTGCGCCCGAGGGTCTCGTCGTCACCACGGAGCACCAGACGGCCGGGCGCGGCCGGCTCGACCGACGCTGGGAGGCGCCCCCGCGCTCGGGCCTGGTGGTCTCCGTCCTGCTGCGCCCCGACGCCGTGGCGCTGCCGCAGTGGACGTGGCTGCCGCTGCTCGCGGGCATCGCTGTCGACCTCACGGCCCGCGACTGCGGGGTCGCGTCGGGGCTGAAGTGGCCCAACGACGTGCTCGTCGACGGGCGCAAGCTCTGCGGGATCCTCGTCGAGCGGGCGGAGGGGCCCGCCGGCGCCGCCGCCGTGCTCGGCATCGGAATCAACCTGACCCTGACGCGGGAGGAGCTGCCCGTGCCGACGGCCACGTCCTTCGCGCTCGCGGGCGCGGCCACCACCGACCGCGGCGTGGTGCTGCAGATCCTGCTCGGCCACCTGGAGCGTCTCTACCGGCGCTGGGTCGCCGGTGCCGGCGACCCGACCCTGCTGCGCGCCGACTACCTCGAGCGCTGCGTCACGCTCGGCTCGACCGTCCAGGTGGACCTGCCCGACGGGTCCGTGCTGCGGGGACGAGCCGACGACGTCGACCCCCTGGGTCGTCTGGTGGTCGCCGGACGTGCGATCAGCGCCGGCGACGTCACGCACGTGCGGCCCGCGCCCTGA
- a CDS encoding PH domain-containing protein translates to MALSRKFMMDGEQVVTTTRTHVKVLFVPLVILLAVAFAGSFLAARAGGSGDGYVRWAVVAIAVVVVLWGSVLPFLRWLSWTYSLTTQRLVEQKGILTREGRVIPLSRINDVSYEKNLNDRILGCGTLIIHNASEEAGLELRDIPHVESFHRQVSDLVFAAHRGSDESV, encoded by the coding sequence ATGGCGCTCTCCCGCAAGTTCATGATGGACGGCGAACAGGTCGTCACCACGACGCGCACCCACGTCAAGGTCCTGTTCGTCCCGCTGGTCATCCTGCTCGCCGTCGCGTTCGCGGGCAGCTTCCTCGCGGCCAGGGCGGGCGGCTCCGGCGACGGCTACGTCCGGTGGGCCGTCGTGGCGATCGCGGTCGTCGTCGTGCTGTGGGGGAGCGTGCTGCCGTTCCTGCGCTGGCTGTCGTGGACCTACAGCCTCACCACGCAGCGCCTCGTCGAGCAGAAGGGCATCCTCACCCGCGAGGGTCGGGTCATCCCGCTCAGCCGGATCAACGACGTCTCCTACGAGAAGAACCTCAACGACCGGATCCTCGGCTGCGGCACGCTCATCATCCACAACGCGAGCGAGGAGGCCGGCCTCGAGCTGCGCGACATCCCGCACGTCGAGTCCTTCCACCGCCAGGTCAGCGACCTCGTGTTCGCCGCGCACCGGGGGAGCGATGAGTCGGTCTGA
- a CDS encoding adenylate/guanylate cyclase domain-containing protein, with protein sequence MSRSDLRDELARLILHEGMDLTGEQVAEQAGLDLDRAERLWRSLGFADSGDVPAYGEHDVAAARLVAAAFDEGLLEERTIFRMTRALGQTLARLADWEVQTIVDQVEADVDAGRASSRLESAVAIAEHVAPGFDRLLLYAWRRHLAAAAGRLEALGAVDAELLSTTMSIGFADLSRFTAMTNTLSDVRLGELVENFETRCTDVVTSRDGRVIKALGDAVLFVNPDPREATLTALELVANIGSRDDLPDVRVGLATGSVISRLGDVFGPPVNLAARLSHVARSNRVLVDDATAADLTDEEFEMRTLPPRPLRGFGNVSPITVSRRRAFRPRTVRRW encoded by the coding sequence ATGAGTCGGTCTGACCTGCGTGACGAGCTCGCCCGGCTGATCCTCCACGAGGGGATGGACCTCACCGGCGAGCAGGTCGCCGAGCAGGCGGGGCTCGACCTCGACCGCGCCGAGCGGCTCTGGCGCTCGCTCGGCTTCGCCGACAGCGGCGACGTCCCCGCCTACGGCGAGCACGACGTCGCGGCCGCGCGCCTCGTCGCCGCCGCGTTCGACGAGGGGTTGCTCGAGGAGCGCACCATCTTCCGCATGACGCGAGCGCTCGGCCAGACGCTCGCCCGACTCGCGGACTGGGAGGTGCAGACGATCGTCGACCAGGTCGAGGCCGACGTCGACGCCGGTCGCGCGAGCAGCCGGCTCGAGAGCGCGGTCGCGATCGCCGAGCACGTCGCCCCCGGCTTCGACCGGCTGCTGCTCTACGCGTGGCGGCGCCACCTCGCGGCGGCCGCCGGCCGGCTCGAGGCGCTCGGCGCGGTCGACGCGGAGCTGCTGTCGACCACCATGAGCATCGGCTTCGCCGACCTCTCCAGGTTCACGGCCATGACCAACACGCTGAGCGACGTACGCCTCGGTGAGCTGGTCGAGAACTTCGAGACCCGGTGCACCGACGTCGTCACGTCGCGGGACGGTCGTGTCATCAAGGCGCTCGGTGACGCCGTCCTCTTCGTCAACCCCGACCCGCGCGAGGCGACGCTCACCGCCCTGGAGCTGGTGGCGAACATCGGGTCGCGCGACGACCTGCCCGACGTCCGGGTGGGCCTCGCGACCGGCTCGGTCATCAGCCGCCTGGGCGACGTGTTCGGCCCGCCCGTCAACCTCGCTGCGCGGCTGTCGCACGTCGCGCGAAGCAACCGGGTCCTCGTCGACGACGCCACGGCGGCCGACCTGACCGACGAGGAGTTCGAGATGCGGACCCTGCCGCCACGGCCGCTGCGCGGGTTCGGGAACGTCTCGCCGATCACCGTCAGCCGGCGTCGCGCGTTCCGGCCCCGCACCGTCAGGCGCTGGTAG
- a CDS encoding 5-(carboxyamino)imidazole ribonucleotide synthase, producing the protein MSLTPHLAVVGGGQLARMMQVPAVALGLRIRLLAEGPDVSAAQVVPDHLVGDHTDLDDLRAVCAGSPVVTFDHEHVPPEHLRALEAEGHAPRPGPDALLYAQDKGEMRVRLSVLGLPCPLFLLLPGDVEEALEELADFGYPAVLKTTRGGYDGKGVWVVRSADDAAEVLATAFAEGREILAEELVDFRRELSAQVARTPSGDVVAYPVVQSTQVDGICKEVVAPAPDLDPALAQEATDVAVRVAEQLGVTGMLAVELFETADGRVLVNELAMRPHNTGHWSIDGAATSQFENHLRAVLDLPLGPTTPHHAWTVMVNVLGGAVQDLEAQEAVVLSAVPHAKVHLYGKGVKPGRKVGHVTVTGDHLDTVLADARRAGALLQDG; encoded by the coding sequence ATGTCGCTGACACCGCACCTCGCCGTCGTCGGGGGCGGCCAGCTCGCCCGCATGATGCAGGTCCCGGCCGTCGCGCTGGGCCTGCGGATCCGGCTGCTGGCCGAGGGCCCCGACGTCTCCGCAGCCCAGGTGGTGCCCGACCACCTCGTCGGCGACCACACCGACCTCGACGACCTGCGCGCCGTCTGCGCGGGCAGCCCGGTCGTCACGTTCGACCACGAGCACGTCCCGCCGGAGCACCTGCGGGCGCTCGAGGCCGAAGGTCACGCGCCGCGGCCCGGGCCCGACGCCCTGCTCTACGCGCAGGACAAGGGCGAGATGCGCGTGCGGCTGAGCGTCCTCGGGCTGCCGTGCCCGCTCTTCCTGCTCCTCCCCGGCGACGTCGAGGAGGCCCTCGAGGAGCTCGCGGACTTCGGCTACCCGGCCGTGCTGAAGACGACCCGCGGCGGGTACGACGGCAAGGGCGTGTGGGTGGTGCGCAGCGCCGACGACGCGGCCGAGGTCCTCGCCACGGCGTTCGCCGAGGGACGGGAGATCCTGGCCGAGGAGCTCGTCGACTTCCGCCGCGAACTCAGCGCCCAGGTGGCCCGCACCCCGTCGGGTGACGTCGTCGCCTACCCCGTCGTGCAGTCGACCCAGGTCGACGGCATCTGCAAGGAGGTCGTCGCACCGGCGCCCGACCTCGATCCCGCGCTCGCGCAGGAGGCCACCGACGTCGCCGTCCGCGTGGCGGAGCAGCTCGGCGTCACGGGCATGCTCGCCGTCGAGCTGTTCGAGACCGCCGACGGACGCGTGCTCGTCAACGAGCTGGCGATGCGTCCGCACAACACCGGCCACTGGAGCATCGACGGTGCCGCCACGAGCCAGTTCGAGAACCACCTGCGGGCCGTGCTCGACCTGCCCCTCGGCCCCACGACCCCGCACCACGCGTGGACGGTCATGGTCAACGTGCTCGGCGGCGCCGTGCAGGACCTCGAGGCCCAGGAGGCCGTCGTGCTCAGCGCCGTCCCGCACGCCAAGGTGCATCTCTACGGCAAGGGCGTGAAGCCCGGGCGCAAGGTCGGGCACGTCACCGTCACCGGCGACCACCTCGACACCGTCCTCGCCGACGCCCGCCGCGCCGGCGCCCTCCTCCAGGACGGCTGA
- the purE gene encoding 5-(carboxyamino)imidazole ribonucleotide mutase produces the protein MSAQPRVGIVMGSDSDWPVMEAAALACQEMGIAYEADVVSAHRMPDEMLAYGRDAHTRGLEVIVAGAGGAAHLPGMLAAVTPLPVIGVPVPLRYLDGMDSLLSIVQMPAGVPVATVSIGNARNAGLLAARILAVGDPELTQRVLDFQDALAEAARAKGAAIRDR, from the coding sequence ATGAGCGCTCAGCCCCGCGTGGGCATCGTCATGGGGTCGGACTCGGACTGGCCGGTCATGGAGGCCGCGGCCCTCGCCTGCCAGGAGATGGGGATCGCCTACGAGGCCGACGTGGTCTCGGCGCACCGCATGCCCGACGAGATGCTGGCCTACGGGCGCGATGCCCACACCCGCGGCCTCGAGGTGATCGTGGCCGGTGCCGGCGGCGCCGCGCACCTGCCCGGCATGCTGGCCGCCGTCACGCCGCTGCCCGTCATCGGCGTCCCGGTGCCGCTGCGCTACCTCGACGGCATGGACTCCCTGCTGTCGATCGTCCAGATGCCCGCCGGCGTGCCCGTCGCGACCGTCTCGATCGGCAACGCCCGCAACGCGGGCCTGCTGGCCGCACGTATCCTCGCGGTCGGCGACCCCGAGCTCACGCAGCGCGTGCTCGACTTCCAGGACGCCCTCGCGGAGGCCGCGCGCGCCAAGGGTGCCGCCATCCGCGACCGCTGA
- a CDS encoding malate:quinone oxidoreductase, whose translation MNSPTPATRPSATPERITTDVLLVGAGIMSATLGSLLKSLQPDWSMTLLERLDQPGLESSGPWNNAGTGHSALCELNYTPKTADGGVDVSKAITVNEQFQLSRQFWAHGVDNGLLKDPSSFINPVPHVSFVRGTENVDYLRKRYDALAGHPLFAGLEWVHDHDEFARRLPLMAEGRDPSEDVAVSWTDHGTDVDFGSLTAQLLGNLSSQGADIRYRHQVKGLKRDTDGTWRVKVKDLDDGRTIWISAKFVFVGAGGGAIQLLQKAGIEEIKGFAGFPVSGEFIRCLDETVTAKHEAKVYGMAAVGAPPMSVPHLDTRVIGGQRSLLFGPYAGWTPKFLKEGSFTDLPLSVRPHNLMPMAAVGVTSWGLIKYLVLELAKSRGRKVQDLQVFAPLAEEGDWELITAGQRVQVVRKKGRFGGSLEFGTTVVNASDGTIAGLLGASPGASTAVAAMLDVLERCFPGQIDGWRPQLKEIVPSYGVSLGDNPTLYSDLKTWTDRSLGLAQA comes from the coding sequence TTGAACTCGCCCACCCCCGCCACCCGCCCGTCCGCCACCCCCGAGCGCATCACGACCGACGTGCTCCTCGTGGGCGCCGGGATCATGAGCGCCACGCTCGGCTCGCTGCTGAAGTCGCTGCAGCCCGACTGGTCGATGACGCTGCTAGAGCGGCTGGACCAGCCCGGCCTGGAGAGCTCCGGCCCGTGGAACAACGCCGGCACCGGCCACTCCGCGCTCTGCGAGCTCAACTACACGCCGAAGACCGCCGACGGCGGCGTCGACGTCTCCAAGGCCATCACGGTCAACGAGCAGTTCCAGCTCTCGCGCCAGTTCTGGGCCCACGGGGTCGACAACGGTCTGCTCAAGGACCCGTCGTCGTTCATCAACCCCGTCCCCCACGTCAGCTTCGTGCGCGGCACGGAGAACGTCGACTACCTGCGCAAGCGCTACGACGCACTCGCCGGCCACCCGCTCTTCGCGGGCCTGGAGTGGGTGCACGACCACGACGAGTTCGCCCGCCGCCTCCCGCTGATGGCCGAGGGTCGCGACCCGTCCGAGGACGTCGCGGTCAGCTGGACCGACCACGGCACCGACGTCGACTTCGGCTCGCTCACCGCGCAGCTGCTCGGGAACCTGTCGAGCCAGGGCGCGGACATCCGCTACCGCCACCAGGTCAAGGGCCTCAAGCGCGACACCGACGGCACGTGGCGCGTCAAGGTCAAGGACCTCGACGACGGTCGCACGATCTGGATCTCGGCGAAGTTCGTCTTCGTCGGCGCCGGCGGTGGCGCCATCCAGCTGCTGCAGAAGGCGGGCATCGAGGAGATCAAGGGCTTCGCCGGCTTCCCCGTCAGCGGCGAGTTCATCCGCTGCCTCGACGAGACGGTCACCGCCAAGCACGAGGCGAAGGTCTACGGCATGGCCGCCGTCGGCGCGCCGCCGATGTCGGTGCCGCACCTCGACACGCGCGTGATCGGCGGGCAGCGCTCGCTGTTGTTCGGCCCGTACGCCGGCTGGACGCCCAAGTTCCTCAAGGAGGGCTCCTTCACCGACCTTCCGCTGTCGGTGCGCCCGCACAACCTGATGCCGATGGCCGCCGTCGGCGTGACGTCGTGGGGCCTCATCAAGTACCTGGTGCTCGAGCTCGCGAAGTCGCGCGGTCGCAAGGTCCAGGACCTGCAGGTCTTCGCCCCGCTCGCCGAGGAGGGCGACTGGGAGCTGATCACGGCCGGCCAGCGCGTGCAGGTGGTCCGCAAGAAGGGTCGCTTCGGCGGCTCGCTCGAGTTCGGCACGACGGTCGTCAACGCCTCCGACGGCACCATTGCGGGTCTGCTGGGTGCATCGCCCGGCGCGTCGACCGCCGTCGCGGCCATGCTCGACGTGCTCGAGCGCTGCTTCCCCGGCCAGATCGACGGCTGGCGCCCGCAGCTCAAGGAGATCGTGCCGTCGTACGGGGTGTCGCTGGGCGACAACCCGACGCTCTACTCGGACCTGAAGACCTGGACGGACCGCTCGCTGGGCCTCGCCCAGGCCTGA
- a CDS encoding MSMEG_1061 family FMN-dependent PPOX-type flavoprotein — protein sequence MGRIHDVDELRAVLGAPMPRAAAKDRQRLHPEHVAWLEASPFCLLATSGADGTCDVSPKGDPAGSLVHVVDKHTLAIAERPGNRRADGYVNVLANPHVGLLSVVPGRGDTLRVNGTARLLRTDDDPPAYVDALVVRGHRPVLVCEVSVEQVFFHCSKAFLRSHLWEPDTWHPDAVPSRSEIAHALERSDQTLEEVRAYYEGPGYQAQLY from the coding sequence ATGGGACGCATCCACGACGTCGACGAGCTGCGCGCCGTTCTCGGCGCACCGATGCCGCGCGCGGCCGCGAAGGACCGCCAGCGGCTCCACCCCGAGCACGTCGCCTGGCTGGAGGCGTCGCCGTTCTGCCTGCTCGCGACCTCCGGCGCCGACGGCACCTGCGACGTCTCGCCCAAGGGCGACCCCGCCGGGTCGCTGGTGCACGTCGTCGACAAGCACACCCTGGCGATCGCGGAGCGACCTGGGAACCGCCGGGCCGACGGGTACGTGAACGTGCTCGCGAACCCGCACGTCGGGCTGCTGTCGGTCGTGCCGGGACGCGGCGACACGCTGCGCGTCAACGGCACCGCCCGGCTGCTGCGCACCGACGACGACCCGCCGGCCTACGTCGACGCCCTCGTCGTGCGCGGGCACCGGCCGGTGCTGGTCTGCGAGGTCAGCGTCGAGCAGGTGTTCTTCCACTGCTCGAAGGCGTTCCTGCGCTCCCACCTCTGGGAGCCGGACACCTGGCACCCCGACGCCGTGCCGTCGCGCTCGGAGATCGCGCACGCGCTCGAGCGCTCGGACCAGACGCTCGAGGAGGTCCGCGCCTACTACGAGGGTCCCGGCTACCAGGCGCAGCTCTACTGA
- a CDS encoding acyl-CoA dehydrogenase family protein — MFVLSEEHQAIREAVRAVAEAKVAPYAAQVDEEARYPREAHDALVAADFHAPHVPEEYGGAGADALATVLVIEEVARVCVSSSLIPAVNKLGSLPVILGGDETLKKNYLSRLAAGEGFSYCLSEPDAGSDAANQKTRAVRDGDHWVLDGTKRWISNAGESAFYTVLAQVDPAQRSKGITAFVVEATDEGVSFGAPEKKLGIKGSPTREVYLDAVRIPEDRIIGDVGQGFALAMQTLDHTRITIAAQAVGVAQGALDYALGYVQERQQFGKPISDFQGVQFMLADMGMKVEAARQLTYAAAGRSERGDDDLTFFGAAAKAFASDTAMQVTLDAVQLLGGYGYTRDYPVERMMRDAKITQIYEGTNQVQRIVMARQLLAGVQSTL; from the coding sequence ATGTTCGTGCTGTCCGAGGAGCACCAGGCCATCCGCGAGGCCGTCCGCGCCGTCGCCGAGGCGAAGGTCGCGCCGTACGCCGCGCAGGTCGACGAGGAGGCCCGCTACCCGCGCGAGGCGCACGACGCGCTCGTCGCCGCGGACTTCCACGCCCCGCACGTGCCCGAGGAGTACGGGGGAGCCGGCGCCGACGCGCTCGCCACCGTCCTCGTCATCGAGGAGGTCGCGCGGGTCTGCGTCTCGAGCTCGCTGATCCCCGCCGTGAACAAGCTCGGCTCGCTGCCGGTCATCCTCGGCGGCGACGAGACCCTCAAGAAGAACTACCTGTCGCGGCTCGCGGCCGGTGAGGGCTTCAGCTACTGCCTGTCCGAGCCCGACGCGGGCTCCGACGCCGCCAACCAGAAGACCCGTGCCGTCCGCGACGGCGACCACTGGGTGCTCGACGGCACCAAGCGGTGGATCAGCAACGCCGGCGAGTCGGCGTTCTACACGGTCCTCGCGCAGGTCGACCCGGCCCAGCGCAGCAAGGGCATCACCGCCTTCGTCGTCGAGGCGACCGACGAGGGCGTCTCCTTCGGGGCGCCCGAGAAGAAGCTCGGCATCAAGGGATCGCCCACCCGCGAGGTCTACCTCGACGCCGTGCGCATCCCCGAGGACCGCATCATCGGCGACGTCGGCCAGGGCTTCGCGCTCGCGATGCAGACGCTCGACCACACCCGCATCACGATCGCCGCGCAGGCGGTCGGCGTCGCGCAGGGTGCGCTCGACTACGCGCTCGGGTACGTGCAGGAGCGCCAGCAGTTCGGCAAGCCGATCAGCGACTTCCAGGGCGTGCAGTTCATGCTCGCCGACATGGGCATGAAGGTCGAGGCCGCCCGTCAGCTCACGTACGCGGCGGCGGGCCGCTCCGAGCGCGGCGACGACGACCTGACCTTCTTCGGTGCCGCCGCCAAGGCGTTCGCGTCCGACACCGCCATGCAGGTGACCCTCGACGCCGTGCAGCTGCTCGGCGGCTACGGGTACACGCGCGACTACCCCGTCGAGCGGATGATGCGCGACGCGAAGATCACCCAGATCTACGAGGGCACGAACCAGGTCCAGCGGATCGTCATGGCCCGCCAGCTCCTCGCGGGCGTGCAGTCGACGCTCTGA
- a CDS encoding flavin reductase family protein, with protein sequence MDTRDAARRPDAADGRSVTSSTDGDGRAELLKAAFRRHATGVAVVTALGPDGPVGLTASSVASVSAHPPALSFSVLTSSRTAQVVAAADVIDVHLLPADLVDVADAYGRSAGERFTPAQGWVVDEDGTTLPGAVASLRCVPITTVPVGEAVVVVAEVRDVRLGPVGEPLVYHDRTYRTVGREV encoded by the coding sequence GTGGACACGCGAGACGCAGCACGACGCCCCGACGCCGCCGACGGCCGCTCGGTGACCAGCAGCACCGACGGCGACGGCCGGGCGGAGCTGCTGAAGGCCGCGTTCCGACGGCACGCGACCGGCGTGGCCGTCGTGACGGCACTCGGACCGGACGGTCCCGTCGGGCTCACGGCCTCGAGCGTGGCCTCCGTGTCCGCCCACCCGCCGGCCCTCTCGTTCTCGGTGCTCACCAGCAGCCGGACCGCCCAGGTGGTCGCCGCCGCCGACGTGATCGACGTGCACCTGCTGCCCGCCGACCTGGTCGACGTCGCCGACGCCTACGGGCGGTCGGCAGGGGAGCGCTTTACCCCGGCGCAGGGCTGGGTGGTCGACGAGGACGGGACGACGCTGCCGGGGGCCGTCGCGTCGCTGCGCTGCGTCCCGATCACGACCGTCCCGGTGGGGGAGGCCGTGGTCGTCGTCGCCGAGGTGCGCGACGTGCGCCTCGGGCCCGTCGGGGAGCCGCTCGTCTACCACGACCGCACCTACCGCACGGTGGGCCGAGAGGTCTGA
- a CDS encoding LCP family protein, which produces MAQERPEDRYDWLYGSDGGRGEPAPTRQQPAASRRRGDDLPPPNLPPPGGGRTERGRDRSGGGRRRGKARWVLLLLVAWLVFLVGTPLYAYSTSTKVPFEPEGDRPGEQPGTTFLLVGSDSRAGLSAQEQRELATGGDGGGRGRTDTIMLLHTGAGPSTLVSIPRDSMVQVPGYGTTKINAAYAYGGPALLTQTIEQNTGIRVDDYVEIGFGGLVKVVDALGGVEICPKEAIKDRDSGLNVKAGCQEADGRTALAYSRNRHSYATQDIQRVQSQREVIAGIASKAASPWTVVNPVRYWGVSTGAASAVQIGEGTGPYALLKFALGLRSAMGDGGQSCTVPLADFSVRWDPERSKQLFDLIAADRTGSIGRLCTPDGLPPKS; this is translated from the coding sequence ATGGCACAGGAGCGTCCGGAGGACCGTTACGACTGGCTCTACGGTTCCGACGGCGGCCGCGGGGAGCCCGCACCCACGCGGCAGCAGCCCGCGGCGTCGCGACGCCGGGGCGACGACCTGCCGCCGCCCAACCTGCCGCCGCCGGGCGGCGGACGGACCGAGCGCGGACGTGACCGCTCGGGCGGCGGGCGACGGCGCGGCAAGGCGCGATGGGTGCTCCTGCTACTGGTGGCGTGGCTCGTCTTCCTCGTGGGCACGCCGCTGTACGCGTACTCGACGTCGACGAAGGTGCCCTTCGAGCCCGAGGGCGACCGACCCGGCGAGCAGCCCGGCACGACGTTCCTGCTGGTGGGCTCCGACAGTCGCGCCGGCCTGAGCGCCCAGGAGCAGCGCGAGCTCGCGACGGGCGGCGACGGCGGCGGACGGGGTCGCACCGACACGATCATGCTGCTGCACACGGGGGCCGGACCGTCGACGCTCGTCTCCATCCCGCGCGACTCGATGGTGCAGGTGCCGGGCTACGGCACCACGAAGATCAACGCCGCCTACGCCTACGGCGGGCCGGCCCTGCTGACGCAGACGATCGAGCAGAACACCGGCATCCGGGTCGACGACTACGTCGAGATCGGGTTCGGCGGCCTGGTCAAGGTCGTGGACGCCCTCGGCGGTGTCGAGATCTGCCCGAAGGAGGCGATCAAGGACCGCGACTCCGGGCTGAACGTGAAGGCGGGCTGCCAGGAGGCCGACGGGCGGACCGCCCTCGCGTACTCCCGCAACCGGCACAGCTACGCGACGCAGGACATCCAGCGGGTACAGAGCCAGCGCGAGGTCATCGCCGGCATCGCGAGCAAGGCCGCGTCGCCGTGGACGGTCGTCAACCCGGTCCGCTACTGGGGCGTGAGCACCGGCGCCGCGTCGGCCGTGCAGATCGGCGAGGGAACCGGCCCGTACGCGTTGCTCAAGTTCGCCCTCGGGCTGCGCTCGGCGATGGGCGACGGCGGCCAGAGCTGCACGGTGCCGCTCGCGGACTTCTCGGTGCGCTGGGACCCCGAGCGCAGCAAGCAGCTCTTCGACCTGATCGCCGCCGATCGCACGGGCAGCATCGGCAGGCTCTGCACGCCCGACGGGCTGCCCCCGAAGAGCTGA